One window of Toxotes jaculatrix isolate fToxJac2 chromosome 19, fToxJac2.pri, whole genome shotgun sequence genomic DNA carries:
- the knstrn gene encoding small kinetochore-associated protein isoform X1 — protein MSSKIPRGAQLPAETKKTGHKFESKDTATANAAQKSDGILKSQKENVPRKNVAPKVHKGVSTRYGQQAELKEQNQHLMTVNEELQKNLTETQNRVAELELQFSDLEKKNAGVEKNLKDCHVLLVGAKIDPVLGERVGEAAQQNEDQRKEAMSISTDLLNELRTFSDIASQQRAQLREIQTTMSDLTKAREHMIQERENFSLEAAEMEEALKEAEALLL, from the exons ATGTCTTCAAAAATTCCTAGAG GTGCGCAGTTACCTGCAGAAACGAAGAAAACGGGTCATAAATTTGAATCCAAagacacagcaacagcaaatgCTGCCCAAAAATCAGATGGTATCCTTAAAtctcaaaaagaaaatgtaccaAG AAAAAATGTGGCTCCTAAAGTTCACAAAGG GGTCTCCACCAGGTATGGGCAACAGGCAGAGCTCAAGGAGCAAAATCAGCATTTGATGACCGTGAATGAGGAGCTGCAGAAAAacctcacagagacacag AACAGAGTAGCTGAGTTGGAGCTGCAGTTCAGTGACCTTGAAAAGAAGAATGCAGGGGTTGAGAAAAACCTGAAGGACTGCCATGTTCTCCTAGTAGGAGCAAAAATAGACCCAG TTTTAGGAGAAAGAGTTGGAGAAGCTGCTCAACAAAATGAAGATCAGAGGAAAGAAGCTATG AGCATCTCCACAGACCTGCTGAATGAATTAAGGACATTTTCTGACATTGCATCACAGCAACGTGCACAGCTGCGG GAAATTCAAACAACAATGTCAGACCTCACAAAAGCACGAGAACATATGATCCAAGAAAGGGAGAACTTTTCCTTGGAGGCTGCTGAAATGGAAGAAGCTCTCAAGGAAGCAGAGGCTCTCTTACTGTAA
- the knstrn gene encoding small kinetochore-associated protein isoform X2 translates to MSSKIPRGAQLPAETKKTGHKFESKDTATANAAQKSDGILKSQKENVPRKNVAPKVHKGYGQQAELKEQNQHLMTVNEELQKNLTETQNRVAELELQFSDLEKKNAGVEKNLKDCHVLLVGAKIDPVLGERVGEAAQQNEDQRKEAMSISTDLLNELRTFSDIASQQRAQLREIQTTMSDLTKAREHMIQERENFSLEAAEMEEALKEAEALLL, encoded by the exons ATGTCTTCAAAAATTCCTAGAG GTGCGCAGTTACCTGCAGAAACGAAGAAAACGGGTCATAAATTTGAATCCAAagacacagcaacagcaaatgCTGCCCAAAAATCAGATGGTATCCTTAAAtctcaaaaagaaaatgtaccaAG AAAAAATGTGGCTCCTAAAGTTCACAAAGG GTATGGGCAACAGGCAGAGCTCAAGGAGCAAAATCAGCATTTGATGACCGTGAATGAGGAGCTGCAGAAAAacctcacagagacacag AACAGAGTAGCTGAGTTGGAGCTGCAGTTCAGTGACCTTGAAAAGAAGAATGCAGGGGTTGAGAAAAACCTGAAGGACTGCCATGTTCTCCTAGTAGGAGCAAAAATAGACCCAG TTTTAGGAGAAAGAGTTGGAGAAGCTGCTCAACAAAATGAAGATCAGAGGAAAGAAGCTATG AGCATCTCCACAGACCTGCTGAATGAATTAAGGACATTTTCTGACATTGCATCACAGCAACGTGCACAGCTGCGG GAAATTCAAACAACAATGTCAGACCTCACAAAAGCACGAGAACATATGATCCAAGAAAGGGAGAACTTTTCCTTGGAGGCTGCTGAAATGGAAGAAGCTCTCAAGGAAGCAGAGGCTCTCTTACTGTAA